One Solea senegalensis isolate Sse05_10M linkage group LG21, IFAPA_SoseM_1, whole genome shotgun sequence DNA segment encodes these proteins:
- the ved gene encoding ventrally expressed dharma/bozozok antagonist, producing the protein MRGHFSIEWMAQSSQPAGTQIASDSGPTACGTHAESLPGFYCRQKPENVAEPSRRQGLDDYTAQHQTTHNNQVTEASFSSGTEEETSGYESEGGRSLSPSALHDSASTPPQSPPSGRRPRTAFTAEQISSLERAFKRNAYLGTQDKAELCKKLNLSDKQIRHWFQNRRMKLKRTMQDALAHACQANIASQFMHYPELQAYRPGPYPRYHSAAVAVAATAVPETSAASYVHPHSLQYSARLPSVPSLPLDSYQYSSLPGVMLPSATSQLMGSYPTYPQYY; encoded by the exons ATGAGAGGACACTTCTCCATCGAGTGGATGGCCCAGAGCAGCCAGCCGGCAGGGACCCAGATCGCCTCGGACTCTGGGCCCACAGCCTGTGGGACACACGCCGAGAGTCTGCCAGGTTTTTACTGCAGACAGAAGCCTGAAAATGTAGCCGAGCCAAGCAGGAGGCAAGGCCTGGATGATTACAcagcacagcaccaaaccacgcACAATAATCAAG tgACGGAGGCTAGCTTCAGCAGCGGGACAGAGGAAGAGACCTCTGGGTATGAGAGCGAGGGGGGTCGCTCCCTCTCGCCCTCGGCCCTCCATGACAGCGCCTCCACCCCGCCGCAGTCCCCACCGTCGGGCCGGAGGCCTCGCACGGCTTTCACGGCGGAGCAGATCAGCAGCCTGGAGAGGGCCTTCAAGAGGAACGCCTACCTGGGGACACAAGACAAGGCTGAGCTTTGTAAGAAGCTTAACCTGTCTGACAAACAG ATCCGACACTGGTTCCAGAACAGACGGATGAAGCTGAAGAGAACCATGCAGGACGCCCTGGCTCACGCCTGCCAGGCCAACATTGCCTCTCAGTTCATGCATTATCCTGAGCTGCAGGCATACAGGCCAGGACCCTACCCCAGATACCACTCAGCTGCAGTGGCAGTGGCAGCAACGGCAGTGCCGGAGACATCGGCTGCATCATACGTCCATCCACACAGCCTGCAGTACAGCGCCCGTCTGCCCAGTGTCCCCTCACTACCCCTGGACTCCTACCAGTACAGCAGCCTCCCAGGTGTCATGCTGCCGTCTGCCACCTCTCAACTCATGGGCTCCTACCCGACATATCCCCAGTATTACTAA
- the LOC122758538 gene encoding transcriptional activator protein Pur-beta, protein MVELKMADGDSGSERGGSSGGGGGGGGGGFQHFQRDQETQELASKRLDIQNKRFYLDVKQNSKGRFIKIAEVGAGGSKSRLTLSLSVAAEFRDYLGDFIEHYAQLGPSSPEQIAQAAVGEDGGPRRALKSEFLVRENRKYYLDLKENQRGRFLRIRQTVNRGAGFGVGGPAGGMLAGQTIALPAQGLIEFRDALAKLIDDYGGDDEELSGGPSAGGYGELPEGTTIMVDSKRFFFDVGSNKYGVFLRVSEVKPSYRNSITIPFKAWSKFGGAFSRYAEEMKEIQERQRDKMYERRDESEGDDVDDD, encoded by the coding sequence ATGGTGGAGCTGAAGATGGCGGATGGCGACAGCGGGAGTGAGCGCGGTGGTAGCagcgggggaggaggaggaggaggcggcggcggcttCCAGCACTTCCAGCGGGACCAGGAGACCCAGGAGCTTGCGTCCAAGCGCTTAGACATCCAGAACAAGCGCTTCTACCTGGATGTCAAGCAGAACAGCAAGGGCAGGTTCATTAAAATCGCCGAGGTTGGGGCCGGGGGCTCCAAAAGTCGCTTGACCCTCTCTCTTTCAGTGGCGGCGGAGTTCCGTGACTACCTCGGGGATTTCATCGAGCACTACGCCCAGCTGGGGCCTAGTAGTCCGGAGCAGATAGCCCAGGCTGCTGTGGGTGAGGACGGCGGGCCCAGGCGGGCACTCAAGAGTGAGTTCCTCGTTCGGGAGAACCGCAAGTACTACCTGGACTTGAAGGAGAACCAACGGGGAAGGTTTCTGCGTATCCGGCAGACCGTAAACCGTGGAGCTGGCTTCGGAGTCGGGGGCCCTGCGGGCGGCATGCTGGCCGGTCAAACCATAGCCCTTCCGGCGCAGGGGTTAATAGAGTTTAGAGACGCCCTTGCTAAGCTCATAGATGATTACGGGGGAGACGACGAGGAGCTGAGCGGGGGCCCGTCCGCCGGGGGCTACGGTGAGCTCCCCGAGGGCACCACCATCATGGTGGACTCCAAGCGGTTCTTTTTCGACGTCGGGTCCAACAAATACGGCGTGTTCCTGCGCGTGAGCGAGGTGAAGCCCAGCTACAGGAACTCTATCACCATCCCGTTCAAAGCCTGGAGTAAATTCGGCGGAGCTTTCAGCAGATACGCCGAGGAGATGAAGGAGATCCAGGAGAGGCAGCGGGATAAGATGTACGAGAGGAGGGACGAGTCCGAGGGAGACGACGTGGATGACGACTGA